The Xiphophorus hellerii strain 12219 chromosome 22, Xiphophorus_hellerii-4.1, whole genome shotgun sequence genome has a window encoding:
- the phactr2 gene encoding phosphatase and actin regulator 2 isoform X4 yields the protein MGQTAVSAVSQSTSVDGLEKSSVASCDVVVDNASNTQNAHGSRQQRGKLSTLGKLFKPWKWRKKKTSDKFQDLSKVLERKISTRQTREELIRKGVLIPEQDEPISSENLNGHASSSLTPEEVKVDIESPDALVEEQAAGPISTEEKTSESCVAKPPARTNQVRPRDAAAKKQQSAAAATATKAGGATATRHKEGAPGAKKAAKTTGKAGASTQAKANPRHTNTTSRGVAKSSNPKKTGGASKTTTSTTATPRSRVPKDAAARSEGMPAKTTKKPDASASSSEPQKTSTEAASQPEDLKSSLPSSDNKPLSSKPSGSKAEGNQAICSKADLESKSALNDTPSREETHKFVAPEITDQSSHINQTTEDTSFTGDKDDRSQREKRERTELEDRKDAKKQGETDCGKENDSRSAAGDSEKQPGLSVKTDQAVVTVIPNRPRDSQTSDSDSDGPILYRGDDDEEDDEDEYTNNSLASKIRRRDTLNIKLGNRPSKEELEEKNILPRSSETERHELRQQIGSKLVRRLSQRPTTEELEQRNILKQKNEAEEKEAKQEIKRRLTRKLSVRPTVAELIARRILRFNEYVEVTDAKDYDRRADKPWTRLTPADKAAIRKELNEFKSREMEVHEDSKQFTRFHRP from the exons TTGATGGCCTGGAGAAATCATCTGTGGCCAGCTGTGATGTGGTGGTGGACAATGCCTCCAATACCCAGAATGCCCATGGGTCGCGACAGCAGCGAGGGAAACTGTCAACACTGGGAAAACTGTTCAAACCCTGGAagtggaggaagaagaaaaccaGCGACAAGTTCCAGGATCTCTCCAAAG TTCTAGAGAGAAAAATCTCCACTAGACAAACAAGAGAGGAGCTCATCAGGAAGGGGGTTCTTATCCCTGAGCAAG atgaaCCGATCAGTAGTGAAAATCTGAACGGCCATGCATCGTCCAGTTTAACTCCAGAGGAAGTCAAAGTGGACATCGAGTCTCCTGACGCTCTGGTGGAGGAACAAGCCGCTGGACCAATCAGCACAGAGGAAAAAACATCAG AGAGCTGCGTGGCTAAACCACCTGCCCGGACAAACCAGGTGCGACCTCGAGACGCTGCAgctaaaaaacagcaaagtgcCGCTGCGGCCACTGCCACCAAAGCCGGTGGCGCCACCGCAACGCGACACAAAGAAGGTGCTCCAGGAGCTAAAAAGGCAGCTAAAACCACAGGCAAGGCAGGCGCATCCACGCAGGCTAAAGCTAACCCACGGCACACTAACACCACAAGTCGAGGGGTTG CCAAATCCTCAAACCCAAAGAAGACGGGAGGCGCGAGTAAAaccaccacctccaccaccGCCACACCTCGTTCTCGGGTGCCCAAGGATGCTGCGGCCCGGTCTGAAGGGATGCCTGCCAAGACCACCAAGAAACCAGATGCTTCAGCTTCTTCATCCGAACCTCAGAAAACCTCCACAGAGGCTGCTAGTCAGCCTGAGGACCTAAAATCATCTTTGCCTTCCTCAGACAACAAGCCTCTTTCATCCAAACCCTCAGGAAGCAAGGCAGAGGGAAATCAGGCTATTTGTTCGAAAGCTGATCTAGAGTCTAAATCGGCTCTAAATGACACTCCTTCAAGGGAAGAGACTCACAAGTTTGTGGCTCCTGAGATCACAGACCAGTCCTCTCATATCAACCAGACTACAGAGGACACCTCCTTCACAGGAGACAAAGACGACCGCTCACAGAGGGAGAAACGTGAAAGGACAGAATTAGAGGACAGAAAAGATGCGAAAAAGCAAGGAGAAACCGATTGTGGTAAAGAGAACGACTCCAG GTCAGCAGCAGGCGATTCGGAAAAGCAGCCGGGTCTGAGCGTGAAGACGGACCAGGCTGTGGTGACGGTCATCCCCAATAGGCCAAGAGACAGCCAGACCAGTGATTCTGATTCAGATGGACCCATCCTGTACCGGGGcgatgatgatgaagaggacgACGAAGATGAATACACAAACA ACTCCTTGGCCAGCAAGATCCGCCGACGAGACACGCTGAACATTAAGCTGGGCAACCGACCCAGCAAGGAGGAGTTGGAGGAGAAAAACATTCTGCCAAGAAGCTCAGAGACGGAGAGGCATGAGCTCCGCCAGCAGATAGGCTCCAAATTAGTCAG ACGCCTGAGCCAAAGACCCACCACAGAGGAGCTGGAGCAGAGAAACATCCTCAAAC aaaaaaatgaagctgaGGAGAAAGAAGCCAAGCAAGAGATTAAAAGGAGACTCACCAGAAAG ctGAGTGTGAGGCCTACAGTGGCAGAGCTAATTGCTCGGAGGATTCTGCGGTTTAATGAGTATGTGGAGGTGACGGACGCCAAGGATTACGACCGTCGGGCAGACAAACCCTGGACACGGCTTACTCCCGCCGACAAG GCCGCTATCCGCAAAGAGCTGAATGAGTTTAAGAGCCGAGAGATGGAGGTTCATGAAGACAGCAAACAGTTTACAAG
- the phactr2 gene encoding phosphatase and actin regulator 2 isoform X5 translates to MEHDVDGLEKSSVASCDVVVDNASNTQNAHGSRQQRGKLSTLGKLFKPWKWRKKKTSDKFQDLSKVLERKISTRQTREELIRKGVLIPEQDEPISSENLNGHASSSLTPEEVKVDIESPDALVEEQAAGPISTEEKTSESCVAKPPARTNQVRPRDAAAKKQQSAAAATATKAGGATATRHKEGAPGAKKAAKTTGKAGASTQAKANPRHTNTTSRGVAKSSNPKKTGGASKTTTSTTATPRSRVPKDAAARSEGMPAKTTKKPDASASSSEPQKTSTEAASQPEDLKSSLPSSDNKPLSSKPSGSKAEGNQAICSKADLESKSALNDTPSREETHKFVAPEITDQSSHINQTTEDTSFTGDKDDRSQREKRERTELEDRKDAKKQGETDCGKENDSRSAAGDSEKQPGLSVKTDQAVVTVIPNRPRDSQTSDSDSDGPILYRGDDDEEDDEDEYTNNSLASKIRRRDTLNIKLGNRPSKEELEEKNILPRSSETERHELRQQIGSKLVRRLSQRPTTEELEQRNILKQKNEAEEKEAKQEIKRRLTRKLSVRPTVAELIARRILRFNEYVEVTDAKDYDRRADKPWTRLTPADKAAIRKELNEFKSREMEVHEDSKQFTRFHRP, encoded by the exons TTGATGGCCTGGAGAAATCATCTGTGGCCAGCTGTGATGTGGTGGTGGACAATGCCTCCAATACCCAGAATGCCCATGGGTCGCGACAGCAGCGAGGGAAACTGTCAACACTGGGAAAACTGTTCAAACCCTGGAagtggaggaagaagaaaaccaGCGACAAGTTCCAGGATCTCTCCAAAG TTCTAGAGAGAAAAATCTCCACTAGACAAACAAGAGAGGAGCTCATCAGGAAGGGGGTTCTTATCCCTGAGCAAG atgaaCCGATCAGTAGTGAAAATCTGAACGGCCATGCATCGTCCAGTTTAACTCCAGAGGAAGTCAAAGTGGACATCGAGTCTCCTGACGCTCTGGTGGAGGAACAAGCCGCTGGACCAATCAGCACAGAGGAAAAAACATCAG AGAGCTGCGTGGCTAAACCACCTGCCCGGACAAACCAGGTGCGACCTCGAGACGCTGCAgctaaaaaacagcaaagtgcCGCTGCGGCCACTGCCACCAAAGCCGGTGGCGCCACCGCAACGCGACACAAAGAAGGTGCTCCAGGAGCTAAAAAGGCAGCTAAAACCACAGGCAAGGCAGGCGCATCCACGCAGGCTAAAGCTAACCCACGGCACACTAACACCACAAGTCGAGGGGTTG CCAAATCCTCAAACCCAAAGAAGACGGGAGGCGCGAGTAAAaccaccacctccaccaccGCCACACCTCGTTCTCGGGTGCCCAAGGATGCTGCGGCCCGGTCTGAAGGGATGCCTGCCAAGACCACCAAGAAACCAGATGCTTCAGCTTCTTCATCCGAACCTCAGAAAACCTCCACAGAGGCTGCTAGTCAGCCTGAGGACCTAAAATCATCTTTGCCTTCCTCAGACAACAAGCCTCTTTCATCCAAACCCTCAGGAAGCAAGGCAGAGGGAAATCAGGCTATTTGTTCGAAAGCTGATCTAGAGTCTAAATCGGCTCTAAATGACACTCCTTCAAGGGAAGAGACTCACAAGTTTGTGGCTCCTGAGATCACAGACCAGTCCTCTCATATCAACCAGACTACAGAGGACACCTCCTTCACAGGAGACAAAGACGACCGCTCACAGAGGGAGAAACGTGAAAGGACAGAATTAGAGGACAGAAAAGATGCGAAAAAGCAAGGAGAAACCGATTGTGGTAAAGAGAACGACTCCAG GTCAGCAGCAGGCGATTCGGAAAAGCAGCCGGGTCTGAGCGTGAAGACGGACCAGGCTGTGGTGACGGTCATCCCCAATAGGCCAAGAGACAGCCAGACCAGTGATTCTGATTCAGATGGACCCATCCTGTACCGGGGcgatgatgatgaagaggacgACGAAGATGAATACACAAACA ACTCCTTGGCCAGCAAGATCCGCCGACGAGACACGCTGAACATTAAGCTGGGCAACCGACCCAGCAAGGAGGAGTTGGAGGAGAAAAACATTCTGCCAAGAAGCTCAGAGACGGAGAGGCATGAGCTCCGCCAGCAGATAGGCTCCAAATTAGTCAG ACGCCTGAGCCAAAGACCCACCACAGAGGAGCTGGAGCAGAGAAACATCCTCAAAC aaaaaaatgaagctgaGGAGAAAGAAGCCAAGCAAGAGATTAAAAGGAGACTCACCAGAAAG ctGAGTGTGAGGCCTACAGTGGCAGAGCTAATTGCTCGGAGGATTCTGCGGTTTAATGAGTATGTGGAGGTGACGGACGCCAAGGATTACGACCGTCGGGCAGACAAACCCTGGACACGGCTTACTCCCGCCGACAAG GCCGCTATCCGCAAAGAGCTGAATGAGTTTAAGAGCCGAGAGATGGAGGTTCATGAAGACAGCAAACAGTTTACAAG
- the phactr2 gene encoding phosphatase and actin regulator 2 isoform X1 → MEDEEGDTYPEMRRFTQLLPFPRHRSQSDTSGFRSRVLFRLRGARSVDGLEKSSVASCDVVVDNASNTQNAHGSRQQRGKLSTLGKLFKPWKWRKKKTSDKFQDLSKVLERKISTRQTREELIRKGVLIPEQDEPISSENLNGHASSSLTPEEVKVDIESPDALVEEQAAGPISTEEKTSESCVAKPPARTNQVRPRDAAAKKQQSAAAATATKAGGATATRHKEGAPGAKKAAKTTGKAGASTQAKANPRHTNTTSRGVAKSSNPKKTGGASKTTTSTTATPRSRVPKDAAARSEGMPAKTTKKPDASASSSEPQKTSTEAASQPEDLKSSLPSSDNKPLSSKPSGSKAEGNQAICSKADLESKSALNDTPSREETHKFVAPEITDQSSHINQTTEDTSFTGDKDDRSQREKRERTELEDRKDAKKQGETDCGKENDSRSAAGDSEKQPGLSVKTDQAVVTVIPNRPRDSQTSDSDSDGPILYRGDDDEEDDEDEYTNNSLASKIRRRDTLNIKLGNRPSKEELEEKNILPRSSETERHELRQQIGSKLVRRLSQRPTTEELEQRNILKQKNEAEEKEAKQEIKRRLTRKLSVRPTVAELIARRILRFNEYVEVTDAKDYDRRADKPWTRLTPADKAAIRKELNEFKSREMEVHEDSKQFTRFHRP, encoded by the exons TTGATGGCCTGGAGAAATCATCTGTGGCCAGCTGTGATGTGGTGGTGGACAATGCCTCCAATACCCAGAATGCCCATGGGTCGCGACAGCAGCGAGGGAAACTGTCAACACTGGGAAAACTGTTCAAACCCTGGAagtggaggaagaagaaaaccaGCGACAAGTTCCAGGATCTCTCCAAAG TTCTAGAGAGAAAAATCTCCACTAGACAAACAAGAGAGGAGCTCATCAGGAAGGGGGTTCTTATCCCTGAGCAAG atgaaCCGATCAGTAGTGAAAATCTGAACGGCCATGCATCGTCCAGTTTAACTCCAGAGGAAGTCAAAGTGGACATCGAGTCTCCTGACGCTCTGGTGGAGGAACAAGCCGCTGGACCAATCAGCACAGAGGAAAAAACATCAG AGAGCTGCGTGGCTAAACCACCTGCCCGGACAAACCAGGTGCGACCTCGAGACGCTGCAgctaaaaaacagcaaagtgcCGCTGCGGCCACTGCCACCAAAGCCGGTGGCGCCACCGCAACGCGACACAAAGAAGGTGCTCCAGGAGCTAAAAAGGCAGCTAAAACCACAGGCAAGGCAGGCGCATCCACGCAGGCTAAAGCTAACCCACGGCACACTAACACCACAAGTCGAGGGGTTG CCAAATCCTCAAACCCAAAGAAGACGGGAGGCGCGAGTAAAaccaccacctccaccaccGCCACACCTCGTTCTCGGGTGCCCAAGGATGCTGCGGCCCGGTCTGAAGGGATGCCTGCCAAGACCACCAAGAAACCAGATGCTTCAGCTTCTTCATCCGAACCTCAGAAAACCTCCACAGAGGCTGCTAGTCAGCCTGAGGACCTAAAATCATCTTTGCCTTCCTCAGACAACAAGCCTCTTTCATCCAAACCCTCAGGAAGCAAGGCAGAGGGAAATCAGGCTATTTGTTCGAAAGCTGATCTAGAGTCTAAATCGGCTCTAAATGACACTCCTTCAAGGGAAGAGACTCACAAGTTTGTGGCTCCTGAGATCACAGACCAGTCCTCTCATATCAACCAGACTACAGAGGACACCTCCTTCACAGGAGACAAAGACGACCGCTCACAGAGGGAGAAACGTGAAAGGACAGAATTAGAGGACAGAAAAGATGCGAAAAAGCAAGGAGAAACCGATTGTGGTAAAGAGAACGACTCCAG GTCAGCAGCAGGCGATTCGGAAAAGCAGCCGGGTCTGAGCGTGAAGACGGACCAGGCTGTGGTGACGGTCATCCCCAATAGGCCAAGAGACAGCCAGACCAGTGATTCTGATTCAGATGGACCCATCCTGTACCGGGGcgatgatgatgaagaggacgACGAAGATGAATACACAAACA ACTCCTTGGCCAGCAAGATCCGCCGACGAGACACGCTGAACATTAAGCTGGGCAACCGACCCAGCAAGGAGGAGTTGGAGGAGAAAAACATTCTGCCAAGAAGCTCAGAGACGGAGAGGCATGAGCTCCGCCAGCAGATAGGCTCCAAATTAGTCAG ACGCCTGAGCCAAAGACCCACCACAGAGGAGCTGGAGCAGAGAAACATCCTCAAAC aaaaaaatgaagctgaGGAGAAAGAAGCCAAGCAAGAGATTAAAAGGAGACTCACCAGAAAG ctGAGTGTGAGGCCTACAGTGGCAGAGCTAATTGCTCGGAGGATTCTGCGGTTTAATGAGTATGTGGAGGTGACGGACGCCAAGGATTACGACCGTCGGGCAGACAAACCCTGGACACGGCTTACTCCCGCCGACAAG GCCGCTATCCGCAAAGAGCTGAATGAGTTTAAGAGCCGAGAGATGGAGGTTCATGAAGACAGCAAACAGTTTACAAG
- the phactr2 gene encoding phosphatase and actin regulator 2 isoform X2 — translation MEDEEGDTYPEMRRFTQLLPFPRHRSQSDTSGFRSRVLFRLRGARSVDGLEKSSVASCDVVVDNASNTQNAHGSRQQRGKLSTLGKLFKPWKWRKKKTSDKFQDLSKVLERKISTRQTREELIRKGVLIPEQDEPISSENLNGHASSSLTPEEVKVDIESPDALVEEQAAGPISTEEKTSESCVAKPPARTNQVRPRDAAAKKQQSAAAATATKAGGATATRHKEGAPGAKKAAKTTAKSSNPKKTGGASKTTTSTTATPRSRVPKDAAARSEGMPAKTTKKPDASASSSEPQKTSTEAASQPEDLKSSLPSSDNKPLSSKPSGSKAEGNQAICSKADLESKSALNDTPSREETHKFVAPEITDQSSHINQTTEDTSFTGDKDDRSQREKRERTELEDRKDAKKQGETDCGKENDSRSAAGDSEKQPGLSVKTDQAVVTVIPNRPRDSQTSDSDSDGPILYRGDDDEEDDEDEYTNNSLASKIRRRDTLNIKLGNRPSKEELEEKNILPRSSETERHELRQQIGSKLVRRLSQRPTTEELEQRNILKQKNEAEEKEAKQEIKRRLTRKLSVRPTVAELIARRILRFNEYVEVTDAKDYDRRADKPWTRLTPADKAAIRKELNEFKSREMEVHEDSKQFTRFHRP, via the exons TTGATGGCCTGGAGAAATCATCTGTGGCCAGCTGTGATGTGGTGGTGGACAATGCCTCCAATACCCAGAATGCCCATGGGTCGCGACAGCAGCGAGGGAAACTGTCAACACTGGGAAAACTGTTCAAACCCTGGAagtggaggaagaagaaaaccaGCGACAAGTTCCAGGATCTCTCCAAAG TTCTAGAGAGAAAAATCTCCACTAGACAAACAAGAGAGGAGCTCATCAGGAAGGGGGTTCTTATCCCTGAGCAAG atgaaCCGATCAGTAGTGAAAATCTGAACGGCCATGCATCGTCCAGTTTAACTCCAGAGGAAGTCAAAGTGGACATCGAGTCTCCTGACGCTCTGGTGGAGGAACAAGCCGCTGGACCAATCAGCACAGAGGAAAAAACATCAG AGAGCTGCGTGGCTAAACCACCTGCCCGGACAAACCAGGTGCGACCTCGAGACGCTGCAgctaaaaaacagcaaagtgcCGCTGCGGCCACTGCCACCAAAGCCGGTGGCGCCACCGCAACGCGACACAAAGAAGGTGCTCCAGGAGCTAAAAAGGCAGCTAAAACCACAG CCAAATCCTCAAACCCAAAGAAGACGGGAGGCGCGAGTAAAaccaccacctccaccaccGCCACACCTCGTTCTCGGGTGCCCAAGGATGCTGCGGCCCGGTCTGAAGGGATGCCTGCCAAGACCACCAAGAAACCAGATGCTTCAGCTTCTTCATCCGAACCTCAGAAAACCTCCACAGAGGCTGCTAGTCAGCCTGAGGACCTAAAATCATCTTTGCCTTCCTCAGACAACAAGCCTCTTTCATCCAAACCCTCAGGAAGCAAGGCAGAGGGAAATCAGGCTATTTGTTCGAAAGCTGATCTAGAGTCTAAATCGGCTCTAAATGACACTCCTTCAAGGGAAGAGACTCACAAGTTTGTGGCTCCTGAGATCACAGACCAGTCCTCTCATATCAACCAGACTACAGAGGACACCTCCTTCACAGGAGACAAAGACGACCGCTCACAGAGGGAGAAACGTGAAAGGACAGAATTAGAGGACAGAAAAGATGCGAAAAAGCAAGGAGAAACCGATTGTGGTAAAGAGAACGACTCCAG GTCAGCAGCAGGCGATTCGGAAAAGCAGCCGGGTCTGAGCGTGAAGACGGACCAGGCTGTGGTGACGGTCATCCCCAATAGGCCAAGAGACAGCCAGACCAGTGATTCTGATTCAGATGGACCCATCCTGTACCGGGGcgatgatgatgaagaggacgACGAAGATGAATACACAAACA ACTCCTTGGCCAGCAAGATCCGCCGACGAGACACGCTGAACATTAAGCTGGGCAACCGACCCAGCAAGGAGGAGTTGGAGGAGAAAAACATTCTGCCAAGAAGCTCAGAGACGGAGAGGCATGAGCTCCGCCAGCAGATAGGCTCCAAATTAGTCAG ACGCCTGAGCCAAAGACCCACCACAGAGGAGCTGGAGCAGAGAAACATCCTCAAAC aaaaaaatgaagctgaGGAGAAAGAAGCCAAGCAAGAGATTAAAAGGAGACTCACCAGAAAG ctGAGTGTGAGGCCTACAGTGGCAGAGCTAATTGCTCGGAGGATTCTGCGGTTTAATGAGTATGTGGAGGTGACGGACGCCAAGGATTACGACCGTCGGGCAGACAAACCCTGGACACGGCTTACTCCCGCCGACAAG GCCGCTATCCGCAAAGAGCTGAATGAGTTTAAGAGCCGAGAGATGGAGGTTCATGAAGACAGCAAACAGTTTACAAG
- the phactr2 gene encoding phosphatase and actin regulator 2 isoform X3 — protein MEDEEGDTYPEMRRFTQLLPFPRHRSQSDTSGFRSRVLFRLRGARSVDGLEKSSVASCDVVVDNASNTQNAHGSRQQRGKLSTLGKLFKPWKWRKKKTSDKFQDLSKDEPISSENLNGHASSSLTPEEVKVDIESPDALVEEQAAGPISTEEKTSESCVAKPPARTNQVRPRDAAAKKQQSAAAATATKAGGATATRHKEGAPGAKKAAKTTGKAGASTQAKANPRHTNTTSRGVAKSSNPKKTGGASKTTTSTTATPRSRVPKDAAARSEGMPAKTTKKPDASASSSEPQKTSTEAASQPEDLKSSLPSSDNKPLSSKPSGSKAEGNQAICSKADLESKSALNDTPSREETHKFVAPEITDQSSHINQTTEDTSFTGDKDDRSQREKRERTELEDRKDAKKQGETDCGKENDSRSAAGDSEKQPGLSVKTDQAVVTVIPNRPRDSQTSDSDSDGPILYRGDDDEEDDEDEYTNNSLASKIRRRDTLNIKLGNRPSKEELEEKNILPRSSETERHELRQQIGSKLVRRLSQRPTTEELEQRNILKQKNEAEEKEAKQEIKRRLTRKLSVRPTVAELIARRILRFNEYVEVTDAKDYDRRADKPWTRLTPADKAAIRKELNEFKSREMEVHEDSKQFTRFHRP, from the exons TTGATGGCCTGGAGAAATCATCTGTGGCCAGCTGTGATGTGGTGGTGGACAATGCCTCCAATACCCAGAATGCCCATGGGTCGCGACAGCAGCGAGGGAAACTGTCAACACTGGGAAAACTGTTCAAACCCTGGAagtggaggaagaagaaaaccaGCGACAAGTTCCAGGATCTCTCCAAAG atgaaCCGATCAGTAGTGAAAATCTGAACGGCCATGCATCGTCCAGTTTAACTCCAGAGGAAGTCAAAGTGGACATCGAGTCTCCTGACGCTCTGGTGGAGGAACAAGCCGCTGGACCAATCAGCACAGAGGAAAAAACATCAG AGAGCTGCGTGGCTAAACCACCTGCCCGGACAAACCAGGTGCGACCTCGAGACGCTGCAgctaaaaaacagcaaagtgcCGCTGCGGCCACTGCCACCAAAGCCGGTGGCGCCACCGCAACGCGACACAAAGAAGGTGCTCCAGGAGCTAAAAAGGCAGCTAAAACCACAGGCAAGGCAGGCGCATCCACGCAGGCTAAAGCTAACCCACGGCACACTAACACCACAAGTCGAGGGGTTG CCAAATCCTCAAACCCAAAGAAGACGGGAGGCGCGAGTAAAaccaccacctccaccaccGCCACACCTCGTTCTCGGGTGCCCAAGGATGCTGCGGCCCGGTCTGAAGGGATGCCTGCCAAGACCACCAAGAAACCAGATGCTTCAGCTTCTTCATCCGAACCTCAGAAAACCTCCACAGAGGCTGCTAGTCAGCCTGAGGACCTAAAATCATCTTTGCCTTCCTCAGACAACAAGCCTCTTTCATCCAAACCCTCAGGAAGCAAGGCAGAGGGAAATCAGGCTATTTGTTCGAAAGCTGATCTAGAGTCTAAATCGGCTCTAAATGACACTCCTTCAAGGGAAGAGACTCACAAGTTTGTGGCTCCTGAGATCACAGACCAGTCCTCTCATATCAACCAGACTACAGAGGACACCTCCTTCACAGGAGACAAAGACGACCGCTCACAGAGGGAGAAACGTGAAAGGACAGAATTAGAGGACAGAAAAGATGCGAAAAAGCAAGGAGAAACCGATTGTGGTAAAGAGAACGACTCCAG GTCAGCAGCAGGCGATTCGGAAAAGCAGCCGGGTCTGAGCGTGAAGACGGACCAGGCTGTGGTGACGGTCATCCCCAATAGGCCAAGAGACAGCCAGACCAGTGATTCTGATTCAGATGGACCCATCCTGTACCGGGGcgatgatgatgaagaggacgACGAAGATGAATACACAAACA ACTCCTTGGCCAGCAAGATCCGCCGACGAGACACGCTGAACATTAAGCTGGGCAACCGACCCAGCAAGGAGGAGTTGGAGGAGAAAAACATTCTGCCAAGAAGCTCAGAGACGGAGAGGCATGAGCTCCGCCAGCAGATAGGCTCCAAATTAGTCAG ACGCCTGAGCCAAAGACCCACCACAGAGGAGCTGGAGCAGAGAAACATCCTCAAAC aaaaaaatgaagctgaGGAGAAAGAAGCCAAGCAAGAGATTAAAAGGAGACTCACCAGAAAG ctGAGTGTGAGGCCTACAGTGGCAGAGCTAATTGCTCGGAGGATTCTGCGGTTTAATGAGTATGTGGAGGTGACGGACGCCAAGGATTACGACCGTCGGGCAGACAAACCCTGGACACGGCTTACTCCCGCCGACAAG GCCGCTATCCGCAAAGAGCTGAATGAGTTTAAGAGCCGAGAGATGGAGGTTCATGAAGACAGCAAACAGTTTACAAG
- the phactr2 gene encoding phosphatase and actin regulator 2 isoform X6 codes for MEDEEGDTYPEMRRFTQLLPFPRHRSQSDTSGFRSRVLFRLRGARSVDGLEKSSVASCDVVVDNASNTQNAHGSRQQRGKLSTLGKLFKPWKWRKKKTSDKFQDLSKVLERKISTRQTREELIRKGVLIPEQDEPISSENLNGHASSSLTPEEVKVDIESPDALVEEQAAGPISTEEKTSAKSSNPKKTGGASKTTTSTTATPRSRVPKDAAARSEGMPAKTTKKPDASASSSEPQKTSTEAASQPEDLKSSLPSSDNKPLSSKPSGSKAEGNQAICSKADLESKSALNDTPSREETHKFVAPEITDQSSHINQTTEDTSFTGDKDDRSQREKRERTELEDRKDAKKQGETDCGKENDSRSAAGDSEKQPGLSVKTDQAVVTVIPNRPRDSQTSDSDSDGPILYRGDDDEEDDEDEYTNNSLASKIRRRDTLNIKLGNRPSKEELEEKNILPRSSETERHELRQQIGSKLVRRLSQRPTTEELEQRNILKQKNEAEEKEAKQEIKRRLTRKLSVRPTVAELIARRILRFNEYVEVTDAKDYDRRADKPWTRLTPADKAAIRKELNEFKSREMEVHEDSKQFTRFHRP; via the exons TTGATGGCCTGGAGAAATCATCTGTGGCCAGCTGTGATGTGGTGGTGGACAATGCCTCCAATACCCAGAATGCCCATGGGTCGCGACAGCAGCGAGGGAAACTGTCAACACTGGGAAAACTGTTCAAACCCTGGAagtggaggaagaagaaaaccaGCGACAAGTTCCAGGATCTCTCCAAAG TTCTAGAGAGAAAAATCTCCACTAGACAAACAAGAGAGGAGCTCATCAGGAAGGGGGTTCTTATCCCTGAGCAAG atgaaCCGATCAGTAGTGAAAATCTGAACGGCCATGCATCGTCCAGTTTAACTCCAGAGGAAGTCAAAGTGGACATCGAGTCTCCTGACGCTCTGGTGGAGGAACAAGCCGCTGGACCAATCAGCACAGAGGAAAAAACATCAG CCAAATCCTCAAACCCAAAGAAGACGGGAGGCGCGAGTAAAaccaccacctccaccaccGCCACACCTCGTTCTCGGGTGCCCAAGGATGCTGCGGCCCGGTCTGAAGGGATGCCTGCCAAGACCACCAAGAAACCAGATGCTTCAGCTTCTTCATCCGAACCTCAGAAAACCTCCACAGAGGCTGCTAGTCAGCCTGAGGACCTAAAATCATCTTTGCCTTCCTCAGACAACAAGCCTCTTTCATCCAAACCCTCAGGAAGCAAGGCAGAGGGAAATCAGGCTATTTGTTCGAAAGCTGATCTAGAGTCTAAATCGGCTCTAAATGACACTCCTTCAAGGGAAGAGACTCACAAGTTTGTGGCTCCTGAGATCACAGACCAGTCCTCTCATATCAACCAGACTACAGAGGACACCTCCTTCACAGGAGACAAAGACGACCGCTCACAGAGGGAGAAACGTGAAAGGACAGAATTAGAGGACAGAAAAGATGCGAAAAAGCAAGGAGAAACCGATTGTGGTAAAGAGAACGACTCCAG GTCAGCAGCAGGCGATTCGGAAAAGCAGCCGGGTCTGAGCGTGAAGACGGACCAGGCTGTGGTGACGGTCATCCCCAATAGGCCAAGAGACAGCCAGACCAGTGATTCTGATTCAGATGGACCCATCCTGTACCGGGGcgatgatgatgaagaggacgACGAAGATGAATACACAAACA ACTCCTTGGCCAGCAAGATCCGCCGACGAGACACGCTGAACATTAAGCTGGGCAACCGACCCAGCAAGGAGGAGTTGGAGGAGAAAAACATTCTGCCAAGAAGCTCAGAGACGGAGAGGCATGAGCTCCGCCAGCAGATAGGCTCCAAATTAGTCAG ACGCCTGAGCCAAAGACCCACCACAGAGGAGCTGGAGCAGAGAAACATCCTCAAAC aaaaaaatgaagctgaGGAGAAAGAAGCCAAGCAAGAGATTAAAAGGAGACTCACCAGAAAG ctGAGTGTGAGGCCTACAGTGGCAGAGCTAATTGCTCGGAGGATTCTGCGGTTTAATGAGTATGTGGAGGTGACGGACGCCAAGGATTACGACCGTCGGGCAGACAAACCCTGGACACGGCTTACTCCCGCCGACAAG GCCGCTATCCGCAAAGAGCTGAATGAGTTTAAGAGCCGAGAGATGGAGGTTCATGAAGACAGCAAACAGTTTACAAG